The Toxorhynchites rutilus septentrionalis strain SRP chromosome 3, ASM2978413v1, whole genome shotgun sequence genome includes a region encoding these proteins:
- the LOC129773169 gene encoding uncharacterized protein LOC129773169, with translation MELAKKRKATMLDKSGMLVVIEVWKDNILSLRSTSKNSHIYKQMCEELKGHGVILTAVELKNRINNLSRKYRFERNAMGPSGGSPSSWDYFDILHSFLHTYKQNSVQPGERHIRSIYVYVTFCADIISIIAITNTAIIKPQEKLLELAIKENENMVTFMEHSKTTDLQIIELMKENNALMSKLVDKI, from the exons ATGGAGCTAGCAAAGAAAAGGAAGGCTACGATGCTCGACAAATCGGGGATGTTGGTCGTCATTGAAGTGTGGAAGGACAATATTCTGTCCCTTCGGAGCACTTCCAAGAACTCCCACATCTACAAGCAAATGTGTGAGGAGCTGAAAGGCCACGGCGTTATACTTACGGCGGTCGAATTGAAAAACCGGATCAATAATCTCTCTCGGAAGTACAG ATTCGAAAGAAACGCCATGGGGCCCTCGGGAGGATCACCTTCTTCTTGGGATTATTTTGATATTCTACACAGCTTTCTCCATACTTATAAACAAAACAG CGTACAACCCGGAGAACGACACATTCGCTCAATCTATGTTTATGTCACCTTCTGCGCCGACATCATCAGTATCATCGCCATCACCAACACTGCCATCATCAAGCCGCaggaaaaattgttggaattgGCTATAAAGGAAAACGAAAATATGGTTACTTTTATGGAGCATTCCAAGACTACAGATCTTCAAATAATCGAGCTCATGAAAGAAAATAACGCGTTGATGAGCAAGCTGGTcgataaaatttga